One genomic region from Microcystis panniformis FACHB-1757 encodes:
- a CDS encoding DUF559 domain-containing protein: MNIYLDLLKSEFRQFCLEYRYYIDQIDSWFTEAGFDKYEPRASTRLEQLNGYYSKIDWENQNDIQKFLKVIESILLYKSYYIKEEHKQTLREICKKSGLEVDINGYTIHLTKKLGHQNIKNIIFASNSFKPEIIFSDSLSNDIEITKYKESCLIYDKPIQSHGLLWIELIDWWKEYKKIISWSNSEAAAPLYKRLKESLQNNGVESRFFDTYYNNEQLCRRWGENSPALLPQVYLHYDPYTIKELKRYNNGRRLIRQRMDFLLLLPKSKRIVIEIDGKQHYADGEYAKPQLYAEMVAEDRKLKLLGYEVYRFGASEIMQETYECIVVDFFQKLFDFYDINLDF, encoded by the coding sequence ATGAATATATATCTAGATTTATTAAAGAGTGAGTTTCGACAATTTTGCTTAGAATATAGATATTATATTGATCAAATAGATAGTTGGTTTACGGAGGCGGGATTTGATAAATACGAGCCTCGTGCATCTACGCGCCTAGAGCAATTGAATGGATACTACTCAAAGATTGATTGGGAAAATCAAAACGATATTCAGAAATTTCTGAAAGTAATTGAATCAATACTTTTATACAAAAGTTATTATATTAAGGAAGAGCATAAGCAAACTTTAAGAGAAATTTGTAAAAAAAGTGGTTTGGAAGTTGATATTAATGGCTACACAATTCATTTAACCAAAAAACTAGGACATCAAAATATCAAAAATATTATTTTTGCCTCTAATTCTTTTAAACCAGAAATTATTTTTTCAGATTCACTTAGCAATGATATTGAAATTACGAAGTATAAAGAATCCTGTTTGATCTATGATAAGCCGATTCAAAGTCATGGATTATTATGGATAGAGTTAATTGATTGGTGGAAAGAGTATAAAAAAATTATTAGCTGGTCAAATTCAGAAGCGGCAGCTCCTCTTTACAAACGACTTAAAGAATCCTTGCAAAATAATGGAGTAGAATCTAGATTTTTTGACACTTACTATAACAACGAGCAATTATGTCGTCGTTGGGGTGAAAATTCGCCCGCTCTACTGCCACAAGTTTATTTACATTATGATCCCTATACTATCAAAGAACTCAAAAGATATAACAATGGGAGAAGATTGATAAGACAACGTATGGATTTTTTATTATTATTGCCAAAATCAAAAAGAATTGTTATCGAGATTGATGGTAAACAACATTATGCTGATGGAGAATATGCGAAGCCTCAGCTTTATGCAGAAATGGTAGCTGAAGATAGAAAGTTAAAATTGCTAGGTTATGAAGTTTATCGATTTGGAGCTTCTGAAATTATGCAAGAAACCTATGAGTGTATAGTAGTAGATTTTTTCCAAAAACTTTTTGATTTTTATGATATAAACCTTGATTTTTGA